The genomic DNA GGAAAGGCGGATGGACTATTCCCGCTATACTTGGCACAAAAGGATCAGGTGACCCGGGTTGATTCGAGCTGTTACCGGAAAGGACCCAGGAGGGATAATCTTGGAATTAAAACCCAGGGGATACGACAAGGTTGTGGCGTTGCTCAAGAAGGGGGTCAAGATCCCCAATCCCCTAACCTTGGATATCGGGGACGAGGTTGAAGTCTCTCGCATTTCACCCGCAGGGGTCACAATCTACCCCGGTTGCAGGCTCTATGGACCGCAGACCGTTATCTGTGAAGGGGCCCAAATCGGCCTGGAGGGCCCGGTGACCATCGAGAACTGTCAGGTGGGTCCGAAGGTCCATCTCAAGGGCGGGTATTTCAAGGAATCCGTGTTCCTGGATGGAGCCCACATGGGCCTGGGGGCCCATGTACGGGAAGGCTGCATCCTTGAGGAGCAGTCCGGCGGTGCCCACTGTGTGGGGCTCAAACAAACGATACTTTTCCCTTTTGTGACCCTTGGAAGCCTGATCAATTTCTGCGACTGCCTCATGGCGGGCGGCACTCACCGAAAAAACCACAGCGAGGTGGGAAGTTCGTATATTCATTTCAATTTCACTCCCGAGGGCGACAAGACCACTCCGTCTCTAATCGGGGATGTCCCCCGCGGGGTCATGATCAACCAGCCACCCATTTTCCTTGGAGGACAGGGGGGGATGGTAGGCCCGCTCCGCATGGGGTACGGCAACGTGGTGGCCGCAGGGGGAATCCTCCGGCGGGATTTCACCCAGGGAGGCAAACTCATCATCCCAAGGCCCCACCGGGGAGCTGTGCTTGATTATTCGCCGGGCGGTTACGGGGGGCTTGGCCGTATCCTTAAAAACAACTTTCTCTATATCGCGAATATTCTCGCCCTGGACCAGTGGTACCTTCACGTCAGGAAACCTTTTCTCCTCCGCACCGAACACGGCTCCTTCCTGTGGGAGGGCGCACGTCGGAACCTTGCCCTCGGGGTAGCGGAAAGAATCAAGCGGCTTCGAATCATGGCCGAGAAAATCGGGGCCGATCAAAAAGACAGGAAGGAAGAGGGCTCCCTTTCCTCCCTCAAAGAGAATTTCTCCAAAAAGGCTGAAGAGATCTTCGAGTATTTTACCCTGGATCGGACCTGGACGGCGGGAAAGGAATTCCGGGATCGTTTCCTCGAAGCCCTACACAGGAAAGGAGCCTTGAAGGACGATTATATCAACGCCATCCAGGCCCTCCCCCGGCATATCACCCAGGAAGGGACCCGGTGGCTGGAAGAGACTGTGAATTCACTTTACCAGGGCGCCCTGGCCATCTTGGAATCCTGAACCGAAGGCCGGATCCCGCGTAGTAATCACCATCCTGAAGGAGATCAGACGAATGGGTAGACTTTTCGGCACGGACGGCATCCGGGGCAAGGCCAATCAGTACCCCATGGACGGCACGCTGGCCTTCTCACTGGGCCAGGCGGTAACCCATATCCTTGGTGGGCCAGGACCAAGGCCCAAGGTGATCGTTGGAAGGGATACCAGGATCTCCGGGCCCATGCTGGAGAGTGCCCTGGTGGCAGGCATCCTTTCCATGGGAGGGGATGCATTGCAGGTGGGAGTCCTGCCTACTCCGGGCATCGCCTACCTCGCCACCAGTCTCAGGGCTGATGCAGGCGTAATGGTTTCGGCCTCCCACAATCCTTACGAGGACAACGGCCTCAAGATCTTTTCCGGACAAGGATTCAAGCTCCCTGACGATATGGAGGAGAAGATCGAGAACCTCATCCTGGGTGGAACCCTCCCGGAAAGGGTGCCCTCCCCGGAAAATCTCGGAAAGCAATCCCGCCTCAAAGACGCCGCCGGGCGCTACGTGGAATTCCTCAAACAGGCCCTGCCCCGCAGGTTCTCCCTGGAAGGTATGCGTCTGGTCCTGGATACCGCAAACGGAGCGGCCTTCGGGGTTGCGCCGGCCGTGTTCTCAGAACTCGGAGCCGACGTCCATGTAATCAACGATCAACCCGACGGCGTGAACATCAACGATCACTGCGGCTCCCAATTCACGGAAGGTTTACAGGAGCAGGTCATAGAAAAACGCGCAGACATGGGCCTTGCATTCGATGGTGACGGAGACAGGCT from Deltaproteobacteria bacterium includes the following:
- a CDS encoding UDP-N-acetylglucosamine pyrophosphorylase, encoding MELKPRGYDKVVALLKKGVKIPNPLTLDIGDEVEVSRISPAGVTIYPGCRLYGPQTVICEGAQIGLEGPVTIENCQVGPKVHLKGGYFKESVFLDGAHMGLGAHVREGCILEEQSGGAHCVGLKQTILFPFVTLGSLINFCDCLMAGGTHRKNHSEVGSSYIHFNFTPEGDKTTPSLIGDVPRGVMINQPPIFLGGQGGMVGPLRMGYGNVVAAGGILRRDFTQGGKLIIPRPHRGAVLDYSPGGYGGLGRILKNNFLYIANILALDQWYLHVRKPFLLRTEHGSFLWEGARRNLALGVAERIKRLRIMAEKIGADQKDRKEEGSLSSLKENFSKKAEEIFEYFTLDRTWTAGKEFRDRFLEALHRKGALKDDYINAIQALPRHITQEGTRWLEETVNSLYQGALAILES
- a CDS encoding phosphoglucosamine mutase, coding for MGRLFGTDGIRGKANQYPMDGTLAFSLGQAVTHILGGPGPRPKVIVGRDTRISGPMLESALVAGILSMGGDALQVGVLPTPGIAYLATSLRADAGVMVSASHNPYEDNGLKIFSGQGFKLPDDMEEKIENLILGGTLPERVPSPENLGKQSRLKDAAGRYVEFLKQALPRRFSLEGMRLVLDTANGAAFGVAPAVFSELGADVHVINDQPDGVNINDHCGSQFTEGLQEQVIEKRADMGLAFDGDGDRLIAVDEKGNRLTGDQILFICALSLKNRGELKNDLLVSTVMSNLGLRTACRKHGIKHHASGVGDRYVLEDMRKLGAVIGGEESGHLIFLDAHTTGDGIFAGLRLAEVMVREKRPLSELAKWMEVFPQKLVNVEVRSKPDLNSIPEIVEVIRGAEAELGDRGRVLVRYSGTQDLCRVMVEGPTEDKVESLCRSIARVVEKALA